In Stigmatella aurantiaca, one DNA window encodes the following:
- a CDS encoding efflux RND transporter periplasmic adaptor subunit, whose protein sequence is MRARARVALAALTLALGAGCGAKGEETPGKAGGGGGRGGGRGAIQFPVETAPVEARDVQYTVSAVGAVEAFERVQITARVAGVLDRVDFAEGQEVKKGQVLAEIEPTRYSLAVNQARAAREKAVATAEEAQAGAQRRATVNEQRPGLLPAEELESFQTRARAAVAEVGAAKAALDKAELDLRDAYVRAPMEGVLQTRTVQTGQYVQPGTVLATLLRREPLLLRFRVPEGEAGRLKPGMGARFTVRSDGRTYDSKITYVAASADDQSRMVVVTAEVTGEESKALRPGAFASVSVPVDTARDAPVIPQAAVRPSERGFLAFVVEGDKARERVLELGLRTPDGLVEVRQGLRPGEQLVVRGAEALKEGAAVRVAQGAKPSATGESRLPAEAGGLNGGSGR, encoded by the coding sequence ATGCGAGCAAGAGCACGGGTGGCCCTGGCCGCCTTGACCCTGGCCCTGGGGGCTGGGTGCGGAGCGAAGGGCGAGGAGACGCCGGGCAAGGCGGGAGGCGGTGGCGGGCGGGGCGGCGGCCGGGGGGCCATCCAGTTCCCCGTGGAAACCGCGCCCGTGGAGGCGCGCGACGTGCAGTACACCGTCTCCGCCGTGGGCGCCGTGGAGGCCTTCGAGCGCGTGCAGATCACCGCCCGGGTGGCCGGGGTGCTGGATCGCGTGGACTTCGCCGAGGGGCAGGAGGTGAAGAAGGGCCAGGTGCTCGCGGAGATCGAGCCCACCCGCTACAGCCTCGCGGTGAACCAGGCCCGCGCCGCGCGGGAGAAGGCCGTGGCCACCGCCGAGGAGGCCCAGGCGGGGGCCCAGCGCCGGGCCACCGTGAACGAGCAGCGTCCGGGCCTGCTGCCCGCCGAGGAGCTGGAGAGCTTCCAGACACGGGCACGCGCCGCGGTGGCCGAGGTCGGCGCGGCGAAGGCGGCGCTGGACAAGGCGGAGCTGGACCTGCGCGATGCCTACGTCCGGGCCCCCATGGAGGGGGTGCTGCAGACGCGCACCGTGCAGACGGGGCAGTACGTCCAGCCCGGCACGGTGCTCGCCACGCTGCTGCGCCGGGAGCCGCTGCTCTTACGCTTCCGCGTTCCGGAAGGAGAGGCCGGGCGGCTCAAGCCTGGCATGGGGGCGCGCTTCACCGTCCGCTCGGATGGGCGGACCTATGACTCGAAGATCACCTACGTGGCGGCCTCGGCGGACGACCAGAGCCGGATGGTGGTGGTGACGGCGGAGGTGACGGGCGAGGAGTCCAAGGCCCTGCGGCCGGGAGCCTTCGCCTCCGTGTCGGTGCCCGTGGACACCGCCCGGGACGCGCCCGTCATTCCCCAGGCAGCGGTGCGCCCCAGCGAGCGGGGCTTCCTGGCCTTCGTGGTGGAAGGGGACAAGGCGCGCGAGCGGGTGCTGGAGCTGGGCCTGCGCACGCCGGATGGGCTCGTCGAGGTGCGCCAGGGGCTCCGCCCGGGTGAGCAGTTGGTGGTGCGTGGCGCGGAGGCCCTGAAGGAGGGCGCGGCCGTGCGCGTGGCGCAAGGGGCCAAGCCCTCCGCCACGGGGGAATCCCGTCTCCCCGCGGAGGCGGGCGGACTCAACGGAGGCTCAGGGCGATGA